A genomic region of Lycorma delicatula isolate Av1 chromosome 4, ASM4794821v1, whole genome shotgun sequence contains the following coding sequences:
- the LOC142323542 gene encoding histone deacetylase 3-like → MTKKVAYFYDPDVGKFHYGPGHPMKPHRLAVINNLILSYGLYKKMQIYRPYRASAQDMCRFHSEEYIEFLQNVTPQNIQQYTKILPSFNIGDDCPIFEGLFDFCTMYTGASLDGAIKLNNKACDIAINWSGGLHHAKKFEASGFCYVNDIVVAILELLKYHPRVLYIDIDIHHGDGVQEAFFYTDRVMTVSFHKYGNNFFPGTGHMYEIGDDYGKYYTVNVPLREGIDDQSYAQVFKPVIQHVMQFFRPSAIVLQCGADSLDHDRLGCFCLSTKGHGECVRYVCDLNVPLLVLGGGGYTLRNVAKCWTYETSLLVDEEISNELPYTRYLEYFAGDLTLHPQVTVRDNANTRQYLECVTRHVCENLKMIEHSPSVQIHTPPDDATRPQDGILMDELDPDVRVSQLEEDRRVEPTNEFYDGDKDQDKNENSVL, encoded by the exons ATGACGAAAAAGGTTGCTTATTTTTACGATCCTGACGTTGGAAAATTTCATTACGGTCCAGGGCATCCTATGAAACCGCATAGGTTGgcggtaattaataatttaatacttagcTATGGTTTGTACAAAAAGATGCAAATATATCGACCGTATAGGGCAAGCGCTCAGGATATGTGCCGATTTCATTCGGAGGAATACATAGAGTTTTTGCAAAACGTAACTCCACAAAACATTCAGCAGTACACCAAAATACTTCCGAGTTTTAACATCGGTGATGATTGCCCTATTTTTGAAGGTCTTTTTGATTTTTGCACCATGTACACTGGAGCGTCGTTAGATGGTGccattaaattgaataataaagcCTGTGATATAGCTATAAATTGGTCTGGTGGTTTGCATCATGCAAAAAAGTTTGAAGCTTCTGGATTCTGTTATGTCAATGATATTGTTGTAGCCATTTTAGAACTGTTAAAATATCATCCTCGTGTTTTATACATCGATATAGATATTCATCACGGTGATGGTGTACAAGAAGCATTTTTTTACACCGATCGCGTGATGACAGTTTCATTTCACAAATACggaaataacttttttcctgGAACAGGCCACATGTATGAGATAGGAGATGATTATGGAAAGTATTATACTGTTAATGTTCCATTACGAGAAGGAATTGATGACCAGAGTTATGCCCAA GTATTCAAGCCTGTTATTCAGCACGTTATGCAGTTCTTCCGACCAAGTGCTATAGTCCTTCAGTGTGGTGCTGATTCATTAGATCATGATCGGCTTGGTTGTTTCTGTTTAAGTACAAAAGGCCATGGAGAGTGTGTACGTTATGTTTGTGATCTTAATGTACCACTCCTTGTCCTTGGTGGTGGAGG GTACACATTACGAAATGTTGCAAAATGTTGGACTTATGAAACTTCGCTTCTTGTTGATGAAGAGATAAGTAATGAGCTTCCATATACAAGGTACCTAGAATATTTTGCTGGAGATTTGACTTTGCATCCACAAGTTACAGTCAGAGATAACGCTAATACTAGACAGTATTTAGAATGTGTAACGAGGCACGtttgtgaaaatttaaagatGATTGAACACTCACCGAGTGTTCAGATACATACCCCTCCTGATGATGCAACTCGACCTCAAGATGGAATTCTTATGGATGAACTTGATCCGGATGTCCGTGTTTCTCAGTTAGAGGAAGATCGAAGGGTTGAACCGACTAATGAATTTTATGATGGTGACAAAGatcaagataaaaatgaaaattcagttctgtaa